The following are from one region of the Salvelinus fontinalis isolate EN_2023a chromosome 5, ASM2944872v1, whole genome shotgun sequence genome:
- the LOC129855267 gene encoding BEN domain-containing protein 5-like isoform X2, with amino-acid sequence MYAFVRFLEDDMCYALPASTVKDFRPLHKTDFDNQKVYLVLRTEDNGTGQPCKAQILAIADNVEEFEHSIMQKKMKIPKMSTRNMGNSVENHFGEERLPLRHKKAQTQDHGRPTANSSKSLAAVVARLERNAVSSCMEGEEDLEEDRLEEEEEEEEEEEEEEEGDSGPEDAVVPRVLYEELVHSYRQQEEEVRRLQQELERTRRQLVQQAKKLKEYGSLLTEVKELRDFNRRLQDVLLMRLGSEPMHDNGTQTIKAEVVEPIIEPQEVCREEANTSSSHSPSPRTVYTFNDGKVHLGGGIWVQEEKWHQLQRTQGDSKFTKNLAVMIWGTETLKNRSVTGVATKKKKDALPKPPLSPSKLKIVRECLYDRVSQETADGAEITQRLSKVNKYICEKIMDINKSIKNEERRESKLLIRQTVKMENFTYDGM; translated from the exons ATGTATGCTTTTGTGAGGTTCTTGGAAGACGATATGTGTTACGCTTTACCCGCTTCAACTGTGAAAGATTTTAGACCTCTGCACAAAACAGATTTTGATAATCAGAAGGTGTATCTGGTTCTCAGAACAGAAGATAATGGTACAGGCCAGCCGTGCAAAGCACAGATTCTTGCCATTGCAG ATAACGTTGAAGAGTTTGAACATAGTATAATGCAAAAAAAGATGAAAATTCCGAAGATGTCAACAAGGAATATGGGAAATTCTGTTGAGAACCACTTTGGGGAGGAACGACTGCCACTGAGACATAAAAAG GCTCAGACACAGGACCATGGGCGTCCCACTGCCAACTCCTCCAAGAGCCTGGCAGCTGTGGTGGCCCGCCTGGAGAGGAACGCTGTGAGTTCCtgcatggagggagaggaggacctggaggaggacaggctggaggaggaggaggaggaagaagaagaagaagaagaagaggaggagggagactctgggCCTGAGGATGCAGTGGTACCGCGGGTTCTGTATGAGGAGCTGGTCCACAGCTAcaggcagcaggaggaggaggttaggagGCTACAGCAGGAGCTGGAGAGAACCCGCAGGCAACTGGTCCAGCAGGCCAAGAAGCTGAAGGAGTATGGCAGCCTGCTGACAGAAGTGAAGGAGTTACGTGACTTCAACAGGAGGCTGCAGGATGTGCTCCTCATGAGGCTGGGCAGCG AGCCTATGCATGACAATGGCACTCAGACAATCAAAGCAGAGGTGGTGGAGCCCATCATTGAGCCACAGGAAGTGTGCAGAGAAGAAGCCAATACCAGCTCCAGCCACTCCCCCTCCCCAAGAACAGTCTACACTTTTAATGATGGCAAG GTGCACCTGGGCGGGGGCATCTGGGTGCAGGAAGAGAAGTGGCACCAGCTCCAGCGGACACAGGGAGACTCCAAGTTCACCAAGAACCTGGCCGTCATGATCTGGGGCACCGAGACCCTCAAGAACAGGAGTGTCACTGGTGTGGCCACCAAAAAGAAGAAAGATGCCCTTCCCAAGCCCCCCCTCTCCCCAAGCAAGCTCAAAATAGTCAGAG AGTGTCTGTATGACCGAGTGTCTCAAGAAACGGCGGACGGTGCAGAGATCACACAAAGATTGTCCAAAGTGAACAAATACATCTGTGAAAAAATTATGGATATCAACAAATCCATCAAGAACGAGGAGAGGCGGGAATCGAAGCTGCTCATTAGACAAACCGTCAAGATGGAGAATTTCACCTACGATGGCATGTAG
- the LOC129855267 gene encoding BEN domain-containing protein 5-like isoform X1 has translation MYAFVRFLEDDMCYALPASTVKDFRPLHKTDFDNQKVYLVLRTEDNGTGQPCKAQILAIADNVEEFEHSIMQKKMKIPKMSTRNMGNSVENHFGEERLPLRHKKAQTQDHGRPTANSSKSLAAVVARLERNAVSSCMEGEEDLEEDRLEEEEEEEEEEEEEEEGDSGPEDAVVPRVLYEELVHSYRQQEEEVRRLQQELERTRRQLVQQAKKLKEYGSLLTEVKELRDFNRRLQDVLLMRLGSGERHTLSSHLSLQPPMHICSEPMHDNGTQTIKAEVVEPIIEPQEVCREEANTSSSHSPSPRTVYTFNDGKVHLGGGIWVQEEKWHQLQRTQGDSKFTKNLAVMIWGTETLKNRSVTGVATKKKKDALPKPPLSPSKLKIVRECLYDRVSQETADGAEITQRLSKVNKYICEKIMDINKSIKNEERRESKLLIRQTVKMENFTYDGM, from the exons ATGTATGCTTTTGTGAGGTTCTTGGAAGACGATATGTGTTACGCTTTACCCGCTTCAACTGTGAAAGATTTTAGACCTCTGCACAAAACAGATTTTGATAATCAGAAGGTGTATCTGGTTCTCAGAACAGAAGATAATGGTACAGGCCAGCCGTGCAAAGCACAGATTCTTGCCATTGCAG ATAACGTTGAAGAGTTTGAACATAGTATAATGCAAAAAAAGATGAAAATTCCGAAGATGTCAACAAGGAATATGGGAAATTCTGTTGAGAACCACTTTGGGGAGGAACGACTGCCACTGAGACATAAAAAG GCTCAGACACAGGACCATGGGCGTCCCACTGCCAACTCCTCCAAGAGCCTGGCAGCTGTGGTGGCCCGCCTGGAGAGGAACGCTGTGAGTTCCtgcatggagggagaggaggacctggaggaggacaggctggaggaggaggaggaggaagaagaagaagaagaagaagaggaggagggagactctgggCCTGAGGATGCAGTGGTACCGCGGGTTCTGTATGAGGAGCTGGTCCACAGCTAcaggcagcaggaggaggaggttaggagGCTACAGCAGGAGCTGGAGAGAACCCGCAGGCAACTGGTCCAGCAGGCCAAGAAGCTGAAGGAGTATGGCAGCCTGCTGACAGAAGTGAAGGAGTTACGTGACTTCAACAGGAGGCTGCAGGATGTGCTCCTCATGAGGCTGGGCAGCGGTGAGAGACACACACTCTCCAGTCACCTCTCACTGCAGCCTCCCATGCACATCTGTTCAG AGCCTATGCATGACAATGGCACTCAGACAATCAAAGCAGAGGTGGTGGAGCCCATCATTGAGCCACAGGAAGTGTGCAGAGAAGAAGCCAATACCAGCTCCAGCCACTCCCCCTCCCCAAGAACAGTCTACACTTTTAATGATGGCAAG GTGCACCTGGGCGGGGGCATCTGGGTGCAGGAAGAGAAGTGGCACCAGCTCCAGCGGACACAGGGAGACTCCAAGTTCACCAAGAACCTGGCCGTCATGATCTGGGGCACCGAGACCCTCAAGAACAGGAGTGTCACTGGTGTGGCCACCAAAAAGAAGAAAGATGCCCTTCCCAAGCCCCCCCTCTCCCCAAGCAAGCTCAAAATAGTCAGAG AGTGTCTGTATGACCGAGTGTCTCAAGAAACGGCGGACGGTGCAGAGATCACACAAAGATTGTCCAAAGTGAACAAATACATCTGTGAAAAAATTATGGATATCAACAAATCCATCAAGAACGAGGAGAGGCGGGAATCGAAGCTGCTCATTAGACAAACCGTCAAGATGGAGAATTTCACCTACGATGGCATGTAG